One region of Permianibacter fluminis genomic DNA includes:
- a CDS encoding DUF3617 domain-containing protein, with protein MWPTASLQKFALPVLAGIAFSLTPTSHAGQNGERWEYQTKMQSDQAQGFALPTMTMQKCQEPGWKNPPQGQQQDSECKVKDYKKSGNTMSWRIECPQGNGHGEMTLQGNEAFTGFTEFSSDRGNFRMDMTGKKLGSCDPATDRTVVNGMNVPNAQEVQQMQANMNQQMEMANTQTCASAISSMQLMMFTMDGSPCAKQKPAFCKRLQTGDGAMQVVGQDASGEALNQAIEYCGLGKDKVMGAACKQAKATKNWDFLGSNCEAETAELAQKYCAGRDFTSVYATEYGSFCTQYAADLMSDGGKVEKKEESTVEKGAKLLKDLIKW; from the coding sequence ATGTGGCCCACCGCCTCCTTGCAGAAATTTGCCTTACCGGTGCTCGCCGGTATCGCCTTCAGCTTGACCCCCACCAGTCACGCCGGCCAGAACGGCGAGCGCTGGGAATACCAGACCAAGATGCAATCGGATCAGGCCCAAGGTTTTGCCCTGCCGACAATGACCATGCAAAAGTGCCAGGAGCCGGGCTGGAAAAATCCGCCGCAAGGCCAGCAGCAGGACAGCGAATGCAAGGTCAAGGATTACAAGAAAAGCGGTAACACCATGAGCTGGCGCATCGAGTGTCCGCAGGGCAACGGTCACGGTGAAATGACCTTGCAAGGCAACGAGGCCTTCACGGGTTTTACCGAGTTCAGCAGTGATCGCGGCAATTTTCGCATGGACATGACCGGCAAAAAGCTCGGCAGCTGCGATCCGGCCACCGACCGCACTGTGGTCAACGGCATGAATGTGCCGAATGCCCAGGAAGTGCAACAGATGCAGGCCAACATGAACCAGCAGATGGAGATGGCCAATACCCAGACCTGCGCCAGCGCGATCTCGTCGATGCAGCTGATGATGTTCACTATGGACGGCTCACCGTGTGCCAAACAAAAACCGGCATTCTGCAAACGGCTGCAGACCGGTGATGGTGCCATGCAGGTGGTCGGTCAGGATGCCTCGGGGGAGGCGCTGAATCAGGCCATCGAGTATTGTGGCCTCGGCAAAGACAAAGTGATGGGCGCGGCTTGCAAGCAGGCCAAAGCGACCAAGAACTGGGATTTCCTTGGCAGCAATTGCGAAGCCGAAACCGCGGAGCTGGCGCAGAAATATTGTGCCGGCCGTGATTTCACCAGCGTCTATGCCACCGAGTACGGCTCGTTCTGCACCCAGTACGCGGCCGACCTGATGAGCGACGGCGGCAAAGTCGAGAAGAAAGAAGAATCCACCGTCGAGAAAGGCGCGAAGCTGCTGAAAGATCTGATCAAGTGGTAA
- a CDS encoding D-alanyl-D-alanine carboxypeptidase family protein: MLASSTLGAAELATTTVGAGTDTADTTDTVNTIKQNLSGPESTANPDRFAGLHNTYPQVAKAYYVQLNQRALWGQAIDERLPPASLTKLLTAHVILNTLELDRTLIVSAHAASMTGTRLGLRRGDHSSVRDLLIGMLLGSGNDACVALAEAAAGSESAFVAQMNTEASKLGLQQSHFANPCGFDAADHYSSVRDLVTLTETALTHPELAQWVRQSEASIRINDKPKTIKSSNALLGRLPGAIGVKTGFTQRAGKCVIALVERDGQRVLAVFLNAPDRWWDLAAIIELAFRHARSEAAR; encoded by the coding sequence GTGCTGGCGAGCTCCACACTCGGTGCAGCCGAGCTGGCTACAACTACCGTCGGCGCCGGCACTGACACCGCCGATACCACTGACACCGTAAACACCATCAAGCAAAACCTTTCCGGGCCGGAATCGACTGCCAATCCGGATCGCTTTGCCGGTTTGCACAATACCTATCCGCAAGTGGCCAAAGCCTATTACGTGCAGCTGAATCAGCGCGCCCTGTGGGGGCAGGCCATCGATGAGCGATTGCCGCCGGCCTCGCTGACCAAATTGCTGACCGCGCATGTAATCCTGAATACCCTTGAGCTGGATCGCACACTGATTGTCAGTGCCCACGCCGCCAGCATGACCGGCACTCGACTGGGTTTGCGCCGCGGCGATCACAGTTCGGTTCGGGATTTGTTGATCGGCATGCTGCTCGGTTCCGGCAATGACGCCTGTGTGGCGCTGGCCGAAGCGGCGGCCGGCAGCGAGTCGGCCTTTGTCGCCCAGATGAACACCGAAGCGAGCAAGCTGGGCTTGCAGCAAAGTCATTTCGCCAATCCCTGCGGCTTCGATGCCGCCGATCATTACAGCAGTGTCCGCGATCTGGTGACGCTGACCGAAACCGCGCTAACCCATCCGGAACTGGCGCAGTGGGTGCGGCAAAGCGAAGCCAGCATACGCATCAACGACAAACCGAAAACCATCAAGAGCAGCAATGCCCTACTCGGTCGGTTGCCGGGCGCGATTGGCGTCAAGACCGGCTTCACCCAGCGCGCCGGCAAATGCGTCATTGCACTGGTTGAGCGCGATGGTCAGCGCGTGCTGGCGGTGTTTCTGAATGCGCCGGATCGCTGGTGGGATCTGGCCGCCATCATCGAGCTGGCATTTCGGCATGCCAGATCTGAAGCGGCACGCTGA
- a CDS encoding tetratricopeptide repeat protein, which translates to MSNWSLSNWSLPILLLLTAAAYLNSFAGSWQFDDFAVLLRDPRVQSLAAWWQSLPHIRPLFKLSVALNHQLGGSLLLFHLLNLLLHLINTVLVYALCRRLLRNFLNAEALTLSTIFITLIFALHPAQTEVVTYLSGRSVALEATGVLLAVWSWLHVIEQPSWRWRAVTLIAVLLAVASRETAIVTPLLLCWFSFMVRTSAPTAVGVALDSRPAAGRFSVVIAVLLMLVLLALLLLLPRYRELIGLALQWQNLSQLLASQTQALLHLLLVALGWAPLNADPALMIAELDSVRGAMSVVVIAALCWLGWYCRARQPLVALGIGWAMLSWLPTHSLLLRYDPVNDRQLYLALPGLSLALVAGLAAMLKWLRERATLTSASWRQVVPMIVLLLFALLLARQIWQRNQLYRAEIPFWQDVVQKAPHNARGWNNLGVALADADERVASERAFEQALAIRPGYVQAAVNLKLLRAGLPLQAPASE; encoded by the coding sequence TTGTCAAATTGGTCGTTGTCGAACTGGTCGCTGCCGATACTGCTGCTGCTGACCGCCGCGGCGTACCTGAACAGCTTTGCTGGCAGCTGGCAGTTTGATGATTTTGCGGTGTTGCTGCGCGACCCGCGCGTGCAGAGTCTGGCGGCTTGGTGGCAATCGCTGCCGCATATCCGACCGCTGTTCAAACTGAGTGTTGCGCTCAATCATCAGCTCGGCGGCAGCCTGCTGCTTTTCCATCTGCTCAATCTGCTGCTGCATCTCATAAACACGGTGCTGGTGTATGCGCTGTGCCGGCGATTGCTGCGCAACTTTTTGAACGCTGAAGCGCTAACGCTAAGCACGATCTTCATCACGCTGATCTTCGCCTTGCATCCGGCCCAAACCGAAGTGGTGACCTATTTATCGGGTCGCTCGGTGGCGTTGGAAGCGACCGGTGTTTTGCTCGCAGTGTGGAGTTGGTTGCACGTCATCGAACAGCCATCGTGGCGTTGGCGCGCCGTTACGCTGATCGCGGTGCTGCTGGCAGTGGCCAGCCGGGAAACCGCCATCGTCACGCCGCTGCTGCTGTGCTGGTTCAGTTTTATGGTCCGGACGAGCGCGCCCACAGCGGTCGGCGTTGCGCTTGATTCGCGCCCGGCAGCCGGGCGCTTCAGTGTGGTGATTGCCGTGCTGCTGATGCTCGTGCTGTTGGCGTTGCTGCTGTTGCTGCCGCGTTATCGCGAACTGATCGGCTTGGCGCTGCAGTGGCAAAACCTGAGTCAGCTGTTGGCAAGTCAAACGCAGGCGCTGCTGCATTTGCTGCTGGTCGCGCTTGGCTGGGCGCCGCTCAATGCCGATCCGGCCCTGATGATTGCCGAACTGGATTCGGTGCGCGGTGCAATGTCTGTGGTGGTGATTGCGGCGCTGTGTTGGCTCGGCTGGTATTGCCGCGCGCGTCAGCCCTTGGTGGCGCTGGGCATTGGCTGGGCGATGCTGTCGTGGCTGCCGACCCATAGCCTGCTGCTGCGTTACGACCCGGTAAATGATCGCCAGCTCTATCTCGCGCTGCCGGGTTTGTCGCTGGCACTGGTGGCGGGGCTGGCGGCCATGCTGAAGTGGCTGCGTGAGCGGGCGACCTTAACCAGCGCTTCCTGGCGGCAGGTGGTGCCGATGATCGTATTGCTGCTGTTCGCGCTGTTGTTGGCTAGGCAAATCTGGCAACGCAATCAGCTGTACCGGGCCGAGATCCCGTTCTGGCAGGACGTGGTGCAGAAGGCGCCGCACAATGCCCGCGGCTGGAACAACCTCGGTGTGGCGCTGGCCGACGCTGACGAGCGTGTTGCCAGCGAGCGGGCGTTTGAACAGGCCCTCGCCATTCGGCCTGGTTATGTGCAAGCCGCCGTCAACCTGAAGTTGCTGCGGGCCGGATTACCGCTGCAGGCTCCGGCAAGTGAATGA
- the glnA gene encoding glutamate--ammonia ligase — protein MSVANVMQLIAENDVKFVDLRFTDTKGKEQHVSIPAKLCDESLFQDGKMFDGSSITGWKGINESDMILMPDATTAVLDPFTEDSTLIVRCDIVDPATMQGYDRDPRSIAKRAEAWLKSTGIADTALFGPEPEFFMFDDVKFYNKMNGCGYELDSDEGAWNTNKSFEGGNKGHRPMVKGGYFPVAPVDSAQDIRSQMSLVCEQMGLVIEAHHHEVATGGQNELAAKFNTLVKKADEVQIMKYAIHNVAHAYGKTVTFMPKPMVGDNGSGMHVHQSLAKNGQNIFAGNKYAGLSEEALYYIGGIIKHARALNAITNASTNSYKRLVPGFEAPVMLAYSARNRSASIRIPYVASAKGRRIEVRFPDPTANPYLAFAAMMMAGVDGIINKIHPGDAADKDLYDLPPEEAKAIPTVAHSLEMACDALEADCEFLTRGGVFSKDFIDSYLTIKRAEAKRVAMAVHPLEMELYYSV, from the coding sequence ATGTCCGTCGCAAATGTCATGCAGCTGATTGCGGAAAACGACGTTAAGTTCGTTGACCTGCGTTTCACCGATACCAAGGGCAAAGAGCAGCACGTGTCGATCCCGGCCAAGCTCTGCGACGAGTCGCTGTTCCAGGACGGCAAAATGTTCGACGGCTCCTCGATCACCGGTTGGAAAGGCATCAACGAGTCGGACATGATTCTGATGCCGGATGCCACCACCGCCGTGCTCGATCCGTTCACTGAAGACAGCACCCTGATCGTCCGCTGCGACATCGTTGACCCGGCCACCATGCAAGGTTACGACCGCGACCCGCGTTCGATCGCCAAGCGCGCCGAAGCCTGGCTGAAGAGCACCGGCATTGCCGACACCGCGCTGTTTGGCCCGGAGCCGGAATTCTTCATGTTCGATGACGTCAAGTTCTACAACAAGATGAACGGCTGTGGTTACGAGCTGGATTCGGACGAAGGCGCCTGGAACACCAACAAGAGCTTCGAAGGCGGCAACAAAGGCCACCGTCCGATGGTGAAAGGCGGTTACTTCCCGGTTGCGCCGGTTGATTCCGCACAGGACATCCGTTCGCAAATGTCGCTGGTCTGCGAGCAAATGGGCCTGGTGATCGAAGCGCACCACCACGAAGTGGCGACCGGTGGCCAGAACGAACTGGCGGCCAAGTTCAACACGTTGGTGAAGAAAGCTGACGAAGTGCAGATCATGAAGTACGCGATCCACAACGTCGCGCACGCCTACGGCAAAACCGTCACCTTCATGCCGAAGCCGATGGTTGGCGACAACGGTTCGGGCATGCACGTGCACCAATCGCTGGCCAAGAACGGTCAGAACATTTTCGCTGGCAACAAATACGCCGGTCTGTCGGAAGAGGCGCTGTACTACATCGGTGGCATCATCAAGCACGCCCGCGCGCTGAATGCCATCACCAACGCTTCGACCAACAGCTACAAGCGTCTGGTGCCGGGCTTCGAAGCGCCGGTCATGCTGGCCTACTCGGCCCGTAACCGTTCGGCCTCGATTCGTATTCCGTACGTTGCCAGCGCCAAGGGCCGTCGCATTGAAGTGCGCTTCCCGGACCCGACTGCCAACCCGTACCTCGCGTTTGCCGCGATGATGATGGCCGGCGTTGACGGCATCATCAACAAGATCCACCCGGGCGATGCCGCCGACAAGGATCTGTACGATCTGCCGCCGGAAGAAGCGAAAGCCATCCCGACCGTTGCCCACTCGCTGGAAATGGCCTGCGATGCGCTCGAAGCCGATTGCGAGTTCC